In a single window of the Nicotiana tomentosiformis chromosome 10, ASM39032v3, whole genome shotgun sequence genome:
- the LOC138900381 gene encoding uncharacterized protein → MQLLALFLSPWLEPVLASARRRTPVQSLRKEKKSNERTPLHQERTLMFVDMKVNGNPIQAMIDMGATHNYLASTQVESLGLVVGKGKGHVKAINSPPQPVGGIAKEVPVKLGPYEGKFNLRVVIIDDFELIVGLEFLRQTNTMPAPYADMLLMRGANGAKPCIIPCMPMKMAAENISALQLKKGVKRHKPTFLATLCMKDIECSSGPIPAPVKELLLEFEDIMPQDMPKRLPPRRTVDHEIELVPGVKPPAQAPYRMS, encoded by the coding sequence atgcaattgttggctctaTTTCTGAGCCCTTGGCTGGAACCAGTGCTGGcatccgcaagaagaaggacccctgtccaatcgCTAAGAAAGGAAAAAAAGTCGAATGAGAGGACTCCTCttcatcaagagaggaccttaatgttcgtcgacatgaaggtaaatggcaaccCCATTCAGGCAATGATAGACATGGGtgctacccacaactacttagcctcgactcaggtggagagccttggactagttgtaggaaagggcaaaggtcatGTGAAGGCTATTAACTCACCACCTcagccagtgggtggaatagccaaagaagtaccagtgaagcttggcccttatgaaggaaagttcaacctgcgcgtagtgatcatagatgacttcgagTTAATAGTGGGTTTGGAATTCTTGAGACAGACCAACACCATGCCCGCACCATAtgcagacatgctactgatgaggggagcaaatggggccaagccatGCATCATTCCGTGCATGCCCATGAAGATGGccgccgagaacatctcggccttgcagttgaagaagggggtcaAAAGACAtaaacccacgttcctggctaccctctgcatgaaAGATATAGAatgctcctcgggtcccattcctgcacccgtgaaggagctGCTACTAGAATTTGAAGACAtaatgccacaagacatgccaaagcgacTCCCGCCTAGGcgcactgtggaccatgagattgaatTGGTGCCGGGTGTGAAGCCACCTGCCCAggcgccatacagaatgtcaTAA